Sequence from the Saccharopolyspora pogona genome:
CCATTCGGGAGAACCATCCCGAATGTCAAACCCCCCTACGGCCGCCCCGGCCGGCCACGAGTGCCGACCGGGACGACCGGGCGACAATCCCCCCTTGGACTCCCCCCAGAGCCGCCCGTTCGTGCGAACCATGCACGGCTTGATCCGCACGCAGATGAAGTTCCCAGCGCGCGCTACACACCCGCTAAACGTCGACTAAACGCCCCTCAGCAGGCGGCCACGGAGAGATCTTCCAGCCGCTCGCGGACCTCCGCCGCGCGCGGCGAGCCCTCCGCCTCGAAGATCGCCAGCGCGGTGTCCCAGCGGGTCCGGGCCACCTGCTGGTCGCCGCGGGACCGGGCGGCGTCGCCGAGACCCAGGTACGCCGACGCCTGCCGCATCGCGGAGCCGCACTTCAGCGCCACGTCCAGGGCCTCGTGGTGGAAGCGCTCGCCGTCGGCGATCCGGCCCAGCTCGATGCTTACTTCGCCGCAGTTGTTCAGCACCATCGCCAACGTCTCCAGATCGTCGGCGTCCCGGTACAGCGCTTCTGCCTCGCGCAGGTGCGCCAGTGCCTCCTCCAGCTCGCCGTTGATCTGCTCCACCATGGCCAGGTTGTTCAGCGCACCGGCCACGAAGTACCGGTCGCCCAACGAACGGTAGACCCGGAGCGCGTCCTGGCAGTGCACTTTCGCTTCTTCGTAGCGCTTCAGGCGGAACAGCACGCTGCCCATGTTGACCTGGGTCATCGCCAACCGGGCGGAATCGCCGGTCTGCACCGCGACCCGGTAAGACTCGTCGTAGTGCGCCAGCGCCGCGTCCAGCTGGCCCGACCGCGAGCACGCCACCCCGAGCCCGGCCGACATCAGCACCTTGCCCGCCCGGTCGTCCACCGCGCGGGCCGAGTCGAGCCCGTCGGTGTAGATCCGGATCCAGTCCTCCCAGGGGCAGCGCACCATCAGGTAGTTGAACTGCAGGCGCACCAGCGGCCAGGCGAGGTCGTGCATGCCTTCCGCGTTGGCCGCCCGGATCGCGGCGACCAGGTTCGGCCATTCCGCGTCGAACCACTCCAGCGCCTGGGCGCGGTCGGTGATCTGCGGCCTGGGCACCTCGGTGCCGCTGGAAAAGTCCAGGTCGTCCCGGGCGGGGCGGAGGAAGCGGCGCGCGTGGTCGGCCGTGACGAGATAGTGGTTCAGCAACCGGCGCAGCGCCTCGGTGGCGATCGAGCTCGGCGCGGCGAGCAGGTCTCGGGCGTAGACGCGCAGCAGGTCGTGCATGCCGAACCGGTCCGGCTCGGGCTCGGTGACCAGGTGTGCCAGCGCCAAGGCCCGTAATCTCCGCTGGGCGCTGGGCGGATCGGTGTCGCACAGGGCGGCGACCGCGTGCGCGGTGAAGGTATGGCCGGGCACGAGCCCGAGCAGCCGGAAGGTGTCGGCGTGCACCGGGTGCAGGCTCCGGTAGGAGATGTCGAAAGCGCGGCGGACGCTCGTATCAGCATCGTCGATGTCCAGCGCATGCAGCCGGTTCCGCTCATCGGTCAGCTCGTGCACCAGGTCGGACACGCGGCGCGCCGGATTCGCCGCGAGCCGCGCGGCGGCGATGCGCAGCGCCAGCGGCAGCCCGCCGCACAAGTCCGCCAGCTGGGCCGCCGCGGCCGGTTCGGAGGCTGATTTGCCGGGCACGCCCGCCCGGTCGAGCAATTCGATCGCGGTCTCGGTCGGCAGCGTTTCCAGCGGCAGCACCCGAGCTCCGCTGCGCACCACCAGCCCGTCCAGCCGCCGTCTGCTGGTGATCAGCACCAGCGATTCGGCGCTGCCCGGCAGCAGCGGCCGCACCTGCTCCGAGTCGCGCGCGTTGTCGAGCAGCACCAGAACCCGGCGCTTCGCCAACAACGACCGGTAGAGCGCCGTGCGGTCGTCCAGCTCGACGGGGATCGCATTCGCCGCGACACCAAGCGCTTTCAGCATGCTGGTCAGCACTTCGCCGGGCGTCAGGGGCTCGCGTTCCGAGTCGAAGCCGCGCAGCGACGCGTAGAGCTGACCGTCCGGGAACTCGTGCTCGACGCGGTGCGCCCAGGTCAGCGCGAGGGCGCTCTTGCCGACGCCGGCGGTGCCGGTCACCACGGCGAGCAGGCTGGAGCCTTGTTCGCGCTCGGCCAGCATCGTGTCGAGCGCGGCGAGTTCGCGCTGGCGGCCGACGAACCCGGCTGGGGCCGGGGGCAGCTCCGCCGGGATCGGGCGCCGGATGCCGAACCCGGGTTCCGGCCGGCGCTGCGGATGGCGCAGTGCTGGGTCGTCGCGGAGCAGCCGCTCGTAGAGTTCGCGCAGCTCGGGCCCGGGATCGAGGCCGAGCTCGTGGGACAGCCGGCGGCGCAGGTCGTGGTAGCGGGACTGCGCCTCGGCGCGGTGCCCCGCGCGGTAGTGGGCGAGCATCAGCTGGCCGGTGAGCCGCTCCCGCAGCGGTTGGCGGTCGACCAGGGTGGACAGCTCCAGCACCAACTGGTGGTGGAGGCCGAGGTCCAGGTCGGCGGCGATCCGCTCCTCCAGCGCCAGCAGCCGCAGCTCGTCCAGGTTGGGCGCGACCATCCGGTACAGCCGGCTGCTCGCGATGTCCGAGAGCACCGGGCCCCGCCACAGCATCAGCGCTTCGGCCAGCACGTGCGACCGCGCCGCGGGTTCCATGCCGTGCGCGCGGTTGATCAGGGTTCTCGCGCGGTGGGCATCGATCCGGTCGCTGTCGACCCGCAGCAGGTAGCCGGGCGGGCGGGTGACGATCTCGGCCTGTTCTCCCGCGGCCCCGAAGAGCTTGCGCAGCCTGGAGACGTAGCCGTGGATGATGGTGCGGGCGCTGGCCGGCGGCTCGTTCTCCCACAGCGTGTCGATCAGCCGGTCCATCGACACGACCTGGTTCGGCTCCAGAAGCAGGCAGGCCAGCAGGGCGCGAACCGGGGCGCCGCCCAGCGGCTGCGCGACGCCGTCGGCGCGCACCTCAAGAGGACCGAGCAGGCGGAATTCGAATCCCGCGCCCGGCGCCTCGGTCGAGCTGTCGTGCCCCGCCATCATCCCCAAATCCGACTCTCGCTCATGTTTTTGTTGAGCCTTCAGACAGTCAGTCTCGACCAAGGCGCACACCGAGTCCACACCCCCGGAGAACCCGTCCGGCGGCGCGCTCACCTCCCCAAAACCGGACACACCGTAACGATCACCGGCCGAGCGGATACCGATCACCGGCACGCGGTTCACCCCAATGGAGCCATACCCAATTCCTCCCGGGACGTCCCACGCGCGCCCATTCTTGCGGTGAACGCCTGCCGACGAGCCAACACGCCAAGTAAAGTCGGGACACGCCGATCACTCGTATGAGGACACTGTGGAAGGAGAGCCCACCCCGTGCCCACGCCGTCCACAGTGGTCGATCGCGCGGTGGCCTGCCTGCTCGGCGGGGCGCTAGGCGATGCGCTCGGCAGCCCGGTCGAGTACGCACAGCTGGACGACATCCGCGCCGAATTCGGCCAAGCAGGCGTCGCCGAACCACCACCTCAGGCCCTGCTGGGCGACGCCACGCAGATGTCGCTGTTCACCGGCGAGGGCTACCTGCACGCCTGGACAACCGGCAACAACGGCGGCAACTGGCGTCCGGTCGAGTCGACCGCCGCCGCATACCGCCGGTGGTTGACCACCCAGCAGGAGAACAAGCCGCAGCCCGGTGCGACCGGCCTGATGGCCGAGCCCGAGCTGTACGCCGGCCGGGCCCCCGGCCTGACCAGCCTGCGCGCGCTGCAAGAACCCGAACTCGGCACTCCGGACCGGCCGCTGAACAGCTCCAAGGGCTGCGGCGGCGTGGACCGCAGCGCGCCGCTCGGCTTCTCGCCGACCGCCGAGATGGCCTACCAGCTGGCCTGCCAATGCGCGGCGCTCACCCACGGCGGCGTCGGCGGCTGGGCCTCGGCCGGGGCGCTGGCGCTGATCGTGCACCTCGTCGCGGTGCAGCAGCGGAAGCTGCCGGCAGCTGTCGACCAGGCGGCTGGCCGCGTGTTACGCGAAGACGCCGAGACGGCCACGGCCCTCGCGGAGGCTTCGACGCTGGCGCGGCTGGGTGCGAGCGTCGGGCACATCGAGCGGCTAGGACAGGGCTGGATCGGCCCGGAGGCGCTGTCCATCGGCGTCTACTGCGCGCTCGCGCTGCCGAAGCCCGACCAGTTCACCGACGCCCTGCGGCTGGCGGTCAACCACTCCGGGCACAGCGACTCCACCGCGGCCGTGACCGGCAGCATCCTCGGCGCCCGCCACGGCACGGCGGTCCTGCCCCGCTCGTGGCTGGCCCGGCTGGAACTGGCGGACGTGATCGAGCGCATCGGCCACGACCTCGGAGCGTCCTGCACGGGCGAGAAGTTCAACGAACGCCGCTACCTCGGCCTCGCCTGACCGGCGGGCCCGGCCGTCCTCGCCGACCGGTTCGCGGCGAACGGACCGTTCACCGCGATAGACGACGCGACCAGTCCGTTCACCCCACCCAACACGACCGGTTCGCGGCGAACGGACCGTTCACCGCATAGGCGCGAGGCGGAACTCACCCCTCAGGTGCCGTTGGGGCGGCCCGCCCTGGCCCGGACGACAGCGACCGCCGCGGCCAGGAACCCGATGTTGAAGGCCATGTGCACTGCGGCGACCGCGCGGGCGAACTCGGATACCGCGTGCACGTCGCCGAAACCGACGGTGCTGGTGATCGACAGCGAGAAGTAGAGCGCGTCGGTTTTCGTGCGCAGCGCCGCGATCGAACCGGGATCTTGAGCGGCCAGTCCGAAGTAGACGGCCGCGAAGAACAGCACTGCCAGGTACAACGCCGCCACGACCCCGGCCATCGAGCTGCCGTGGCGCGCGCCCTCGATCCGGAAGCGGCGCACCTGGAACATGATCAGCGCGGAGATGGCCGTCAGCCCGACGGCGAAGATCACGACCGCGTTCACGGTGCCGAAGAGCCCGAACCTGCCGATCGGCAGCAGGTAGTAGACGACGGTGCACGCCACCACCGCACCCAGCGACGTCGCCAGGTTGATCAGGGTCCTCTTCTGGCCGCTCCCAGGCACGAGCGCCAGCTTCGGCCAACACCAGGCCCGTCGCCATTCGGGTCCCATGCCCGGCGCACCGGCCCAACCCGCGGTCTCAAATGGAAACTACCACCACCCACCACCCACCACGTGACCGCAGTTTCAATGGAAACTGCCGTCAGGCGGCGGCCGGGGTTCGGGACAGGCGGCGGAGGCGGCGGTTGCCGGCCACCCTGCACACCAGGTAGATCACGAACGAGATGATCGTGACGAAGGCGCTCACCGGGGCCCCGGGCGCCAGCGACAGGACGATGCCGCCGAGCACCGCCACCTCGGCGAACACCACGGCCAGCACCGTCGCCTTGAGCGGGCTCGCGGTAACCCGCGCCGCCGCGGCCCCCGGCGTCACCATCAGGGCCAGCACCAGCAGCGCGCCGACGGTGTAGACGCCCAGCGCCGTCGCCACGCCGACCAGCACCGCGAACAGCGGGGTCAGCACGCGCGCCGGAACGCCGCGGGCTGCCGCGACATCCGGGTCGACGCTGGCGAACAGCAACGGCCGGTACACGAAGGCCAGGACGACCAGGACGAGCGCCGCGCAGCCGGCCAGCAGCAACACGTCCGCGGAATCGACGCCGACGATCTGCCCCACCAGCAGGCTGAACTTGTTCGCGGTCCGCTCCGGGTTGAGCCACAGCAGCAGCACGCCGATGCCGAGCCCGAAGGACAGGATCGCGCCGATCACCGAGTCGCGTTCGGTCCCGCGCTGGCCCAGCAAGCCGAGCAGCAGCGCGGCGACCACGGCTCCGGCCAGCGCCCCGACGCCGACACCGATGCCGATCAGCAGCGCCGCGGCGGCACCGGTGAACGCGAGCTCGGCGGTGCCGTGCACGGCGAAGGACATCTTCCGCGCGATGACGAGCGGCGCCAGGCAGCCGGACACCAGGCCGAGCGCCGCCGCGGCCAGCAGCGCCTGCTGGACGAACGGGTAGCCGAGCAGGTCGACCGTGGTGGAGAAGTCCAGGACCTTGCCCAGCGCGTCGATGAATGCGTTCACGCCTCTTCCGCCTCTTGCACGTGGTGGTCGTGGTCATCGGTGCCGGCGACCACCAGCCGCCCGCCGACGCGGGCGACCTCGACGTCGGTGCGGTATAGCTCGGACAACGTGGTGGAGTTCATCACCTCGTCCGGCGGGCCGATCCGGAACCGGCCGTCGACCAGGTAGAGGACCCGGTCGACCAGCGGCAGCACCGGGTTGATCTCGTGCGTGACGAACAGGACCGCCGCGCCGGTCTGCCGGGCCTGGTTCGCGATCAGCCTGCTGACCTTGCGCTGGTGCGCGATGTCCAGCGACAGCAGCGGCTCGTCGCACAGCAGCACCGACGGGTCGCTGACCAGCGCCTGCGCCACGCGGAGCCGCTGCTGCTCACCGCCGGAGAGCAGGCCCAGCGGCATCCGGGCGTACTCGGTCGCCTCGACCGCGCGCAGCGCCGCGGCCACCCGCCGCTTGCGCTCGCGGCGGCCGCGGAAACCCGTGCCCCAGTGGTGACCGTCCAACCCGAGACCGACCAGGTCCCTGCCCCGCACCATCACGGTGGCGTCCAGCGCCCGCTGCTGCGGGATGTAGCCGATCTGGTTGCTGCCGCGACGTGCCGGCACGCCCGCGATCTCGACGCTGCCCGCGGAGAGCTGCTGCAAGCCCAGCAGCACCCGCAGGAGGCTCGTCTTGCCGGAACCGTTCGGCCCGAGCACGGCGAGGAACTCGCCCGGCGCGACGTCGAGGTCCAGGCCGGACCACAGGACGCGCGAGCCGTACGAGAGCTCTGCGCCGCGCAACCGCACGGCTGGGGCTGTGCTGGTGGGCGCGAGGACGGGCTCGGTCTCGGATTTGGCGGTCATATCTCAGCGATTCTGGTTCAGGGCGGTCTGCAACGCCGTGATCTGGGCGTCCATCCACTGCGCGTAGGTCTTGTCCTGCGGCAGCGTCTCGGTCATCTCGACGACCGGGATCTGATTCTGCTCCGCGGCCGTGCGCACGTTGCGGGTGACGGGCGATTCGGTCTGCGGGTTGTAGATGACCACCGCGGCCTGTTTGGCGTTCACCGCGTTCTGGATCGCGGCCACCGCGGCCGCGGACGGGTCGGTCTCGGCCTCGATGGCGTTGACGAACTCGGGCGGCGTGATGTCCTGCAGGTTCGCGGCTTCCACCAGGTAGTGCGCGACGGGCTCGGTGACGATCACCTGCTTGCCCCGGTTCTGGTCCCCCAGCTCGCCGACCCGGCCTTGCAGCTTGCCGATCTCCTCCGCGAACCGGCCCGCGGCCTGGCCGAACTGCTCGGCCTTGGCCGGCTTGAGCTTGCTCAGCTCGGCGTTGACCTGGGCAGCCACCTGCTCCACCACGTGCAGGTCGTACCAGACGTGCTCGTTCACCGAGTGGTCGTGGCCTTCGTGCCCGCCGTGTTCCTCGTGCCCGCCTGCGGGTTCGCCGTGTTCCTCGTGCCCGCCCGCGGTTTCGCCCTCGTGCTCGTCCTTGACTGCCTCGACGGTGGGCTTGCCCTGGCCACTGTTGCCGAGGATCCGCTCCATGAACTCGTCGTATCCGCCGCCGTTGAACACCACCAGGTCCGCGTCGGTGACCTTCGCGGCGTCCTGCGGGGTGCTCTCGTAGGAGTGCGGGTCGGCGTTGGGGTCGCTGATGACCGGCTCCACCTCGACGGCGTCGCCGCCGACCGCCTGCACCACGCTGGCCCACACGGTGGTGGACGCGACCACCTTGATCTTTTCGCCGGCGCCCGGGCCCGCCTGCTCGCCGGTGCCGCATGCGGTCAGGGCGAGGGCGGTTGCGGCGAGTCCGGCTAAGGCGGCGGCAGAACGACTGCGGACGGTCATCGGATGCACTCCTCGGTGGTCGGCCCTTTACGCAGCAGGCTGACGGCTATCTGCGAACGGTAACGGAAACCGTTGTCAACTACAGTCTAAGCACGGTTCCGCACGACACTCCACCGACCGGGTTATTTTTGTTGCGCACACAACGACGCCCCCGCCAGGACCAGCGGGGGCGTCGATCAACCGATCGCCTGCGACTAAGCCACCAGGCGGACTCCGGTCTCGGGGTGGAAGAGATGGATCTCGCTGTGGTCGCGCAGCGCCACGGTCACCTTCTGGCCGAGCGCGGGTGGGGTCCGGCCGTCGGCGCGGACGACGAAGCGCTCCTGCGAGCCGTTGACGTCGATGGCGCCGTGGATCAGCGCGTCGGCGCCGAGTTCCTCGACCAGCTCGACGGTCATCGACATCCCGGCGT
This genomic interval carries:
- a CDS encoding AfsR/SARP family transcriptional regulator, with the translated sequence MPVIGIRSAGDRYGVSGFGEVSAPPDGFSGGVDSVCALVETDCLKAQQKHERESDLGMMAGHDSSTEAPGAGFEFRLLGPLEVRADGVAQPLGGAPVRALLACLLLEPNQVVSMDRLIDTLWENEPPASARTIIHGYVSRLRKLFGAAGEQAEIVTRPPGYLLRVDSDRIDAHRARTLINRAHGMEPAARSHVLAEALMLWRGPVLSDIASSRLYRMVAPNLDELRLLALEERIAADLDLGLHHQLVLELSTLVDRQPLRERLTGQLMLAHYRAGHRAEAQSRYHDLRRRLSHELGLDPGPELRELYERLLRDDPALRHPQRRPEPGFGIRRPIPAELPPAPAGFVGRQRELAALDTMLAEREQGSSLLAVVTGTAGVGKSALALTWAHRVEHEFPDGQLYASLRGFDSEREPLTPGEVLTSMLKALGVAANAIPVELDDRTALYRSLLAKRRVLVLLDNARDSEQVRPLLPGSAESLVLITSRRRLDGLVVRSGARVLPLETLPTETAIELLDRAGVPGKSASEPAAAAQLADLCGGLPLALRIAAARLAANPARRVSDLVHELTDERNRLHALDIDDADTSVRRAFDISYRSLHPVHADTFRLLGLVPGHTFTAHAVAALCDTDPPSAQRRLRALALAHLVTEPEPDRFGMHDLLRVYARDLLAAPSSIATEALRRLLNHYLVTADHARRFLRPARDDLDFSSGTEVPRPQITDRAQALEWFDAEWPNLVAAIRAANAEGMHDLAWPLVRLQFNYLMVRCPWEDWIRIYTDGLDSARAVDDRAGKVLMSAGLGVACSRSGQLDAALAHYDESYRVAVQTGDSARLAMTQVNMGSVLFRLKRYEEAKVHCQDALRVYRSLGDRYFVAGALNNLAMVEQINGELEEALAHLREAEALYRDADDLETLAMVLNNCGEVSIELGRIADGERFHHEALDVALKCGSAMRQASAYLGLGDAARSRGDQQVARTRWDTALAIFEAEGSPRAAEVRERLEDLSVAAC
- a CDS encoding ADP-ribosylglycohydrolase family protein produces the protein MPTPSTVVDRAVACLLGGALGDALGSPVEYAQLDDIRAEFGQAGVAEPPPQALLGDATQMSLFTGEGYLHAWTTGNNGGNWRPVESTAAAYRRWLTTQQENKPQPGATGLMAEPELYAGRAPGLTSLRALQEPELGTPDRPLNSSKGCGGVDRSAPLGFSPTAEMAYQLACQCAALTHGGVGGWASAGALALIVHLVAVQQRKLPAAVDQAAGRVLREDAETATALAEASTLARLGASVGHIERLGQGWIGPEALSIGVYCALALPKPDQFTDALRLAVNHSGHSDSTAAVTGSILGARHGTAVLPRSWLARLELADVIERIGHDLGASCTGEKFNERRYLGLA
- a CDS encoding two pore domain potassium channel family protein, translated to MPGSGQKRTLINLATSLGAVVACTVVYYLLPIGRFGLFGTVNAVVIFAVGLTAISALIMFQVRRFRIEGARHGSSMAGVVAALYLAVLFFAAVYFGLAAQDPGSIAALRTKTDALYFSLSITSTVGFGDVHAVSEFARAVAAVHMAFNIGFLAAAVAVVRARAGRPNGT
- a CDS encoding metal ABC transporter permease — protein: MNAFIDALGKVLDFSTTVDLLGYPFVQQALLAAAALGLVSGCLAPLVIARKMSFAVHGTAELAFTGAAAALLIGIGVGVGALAGAVVAALLLGLLGQRGTERDSVIGAILSFGLGIGVLLLWLNPERTANKFSLLVGQIVGVDSADVLLLAGCAALVLVVLAFVYRPLLFASVDPDVAAARGVPARVLTPLFAVLVGVATALGVYTVGALLVLALMVTPGAAAARVTASPLKATVLAVVFAEVAVLGGIVLSLAPGAPVSAFVTIISFVIYLVCRVAGNRRLRRLSRTPAAA
- a CDS encoding metal ABC transporter ATP-binding protein gives rise to the protein MTAKSETEPVLAPTSTAPAVRLRGAELSYGSRVLWSGLDLDVAPGEFLAVLGPNGSGKTSLLRVLLGLQQLSAGSVEIAGVPARRGSNQIGYIPQQRALDATVMVRGRDLVGLGLDGHHWGTGFRGRRERKRRVAAALRAVEATEYARMPLGLLSGGEQQRLRVAQALVSDPSVLLCDEPLLSLDIAHQRKVSRLIANQARQTGAAVLFVTHEINPVLPLVDRVLYLVDGRFRIGPPDEVMNSTTLSELYRTDVEVARVGGRLVVAGTDDHDHHVQEAEEA
- a CDS encoding metal ABC transporter solute-binding protein, Zn/Mn family, whose protein sequence is MTVRSRSAAALAGLAATALALTACGTGEQAGPGAGEKIKVVASTTVWASVVQAVGGDAVEVEPVISDPNADPHSYESTPQDAAKVTDADLVVFNGGGYDEFMERILGNSGQGKPTVEAVKDEHEGETAGGHEEHGEPAGGHEEHGGHEGHDHSVNEHVWYDLHVVEQVAAQVNAELSKLKPAKAEQFGQAAGRFAEEIGKLQGRVGELGDQNRGKQVIVTEPVAHYLVEAANLQDITPPEFVNAIEAETDPSAAAVAAIQNAVNAKQAAVVIYNPQTESPVTRNVRTAAEQNQIPVVEMTETLPQDKTYAQWMDAQITALQTALNQNR